The Desulfovulcanus ferrireducens DNA segment TAACCAAACTAACCTGGAGCAAGTTTATGCTACGCCTACGTCAATTTTCAGACACCCGCAAACTGGTGCCCCGCAAGCTGTTTTCCATCTTCCTTAGCCTGTTTTTTTGGGTCTCACCTGCCTTTTCCGCTACAGTTATCGATGATTTGGGCCAAACTATCCATCTTTCAAAGACTCCCCAAAAAATAGTAACCCTTTACGGAGCCTTAACCGATATCCTTTTGGAACTGGGACTCGGCTCAAAAATCGTGGCTTGTACAAAAGAAGATAAAAATCTAGAACCATTAAGAAATAAGCCTGCCATTGGCACGCACATACGCCCAAATATAGAGCTTATTGTCAGTCTCAAGCCAGACCTGGTCTTGCAAATGGGCACTCGCAGACACAGCCTTATGCCGGTACACAGGCTCCAAAAATTGTCCATTCCTGTAGGTGTGTTCAATGTGCAGAACTTTGACGAGCTTTTTGTGACCATTGACAAAATTGGCAAGCTTTGTGGGGTGGAGCGTAGC contains these protein-coding regions:
- a CDS encoding ABC transporter substrate-binding protein; amino-acid sequence: MLRLRQFSDTRKLVPRKLFSIFLSLFFWVSPAFSATVIDDLGQTIHLSKTPQKIVTLYGALTDILLELGLGSKIVACTKEDKNLEPLRNKPAIGTHIRPNIELIVSLKPDLVLQMGTRRHSLMPVHRLQKLSIPVGVFNVQNFDELFVTIDKIGKLCGVERSARHLISKLQNRLKKVADLRPKNFSPPMVFFEVRYPNLLTVGKRSIVTEIIAKAGGINPVSKDKKLVRISEEMLIALNPDIYIVQRGPMNKDPLPLNSRPLFRNLKAVKKENILYVDEKKYSRPGPKAVQAVEELSRFIRKFVAKKSYSAGGSD